A region from the Lycium barbarum isolate Lr01 chromosome 8, ASM1917538v2, whole genome shotgun sequence genome encodes:
- the LOC132607422 gene encoding peptide chain release factor PrfB3, chloroplastic isoform X2, protein MAKMVTGPFSVLTETTCSSSSSPSSFRSSTMTVVALRIRAHNNNQHIDDKSRFYKELGTFALKRKIEDLVLRAEMLAPTALEFEEARRLKQEEIIREYDLWDDVAKSNEDLVQLAESAKAIDSLKDLRYKAEEAKLITELAGMDSINYEFLKQAYAACVNVNKTLDKYEMSKLLREPYDMEGACVTIESGNEGVYSEIWAEKLTRMYIKWAEKQGHKARIVEKQDSESSGIKYAMIELEFKSAYGYLSGERGIHCMSGSSENKSDLSKDGAAAIDVIPLFLESSPDLQIDENDLEITTSPSLTIQHIPTGLQVRSTGERSRFANKLKALNRLKAKLLIVMMEQGVSDLASIISSDISSSWNQVVRRYAFHPNKLVEDVKTGVQLADLTAVLNGNIEPFIGAHINSRRHEIP, encoded by the exons ATGGCTAAAATGGTTACTGGCCCTTTTTCTGTACTAACAGAAACtacttgttcttcttcttcttctccttcgaGCTTCAGAAGTTCAACAATGACAGTAGTTGCTTTAAGAATTAGAGCTCATAATAATAATCAGCACATAGATGACAAAAGCAGGTTCTACAAAGAGCTCG GTACATTCGCTTTGAAAAGGAAGATTGAAGATTTGGTACTCCGTGCTGAAATGCTGGCACCGACAGCACTAGAATTTGAAGAAGCAAGACGCCTCAAACAGGAAGAGATTATTCGTGAATATGATTTGTGGGATGATGTAGCCAAATCAAATGAAGACCTTGTGCAATTAGCTGAGAGCGCTAAAGCCATTGATTCCCTCAAAGACCTTAGATACAAG GCTGAAGAAGCTAAGCTGATTACCGAGCTGGCGGGAATGGATTCTATCAACTACGAGTTTTTAAAGCAGGCCTATGCAGCTTGTGTCAATGTGAATAAGACATTAGATAAGTATGAAATGTCCAAACTTCTGAGGGAGCCATATGATATGGAGGGAGCATGTGTCACCATTGAATCTGGAAACGAAGGTGTTTACTCGGAG ATTTGGGCAGAAAAGCTCACAAGAATGTATATCAAATGGGCCGAGAAACAAGGTCATAAGGCGAGGATAGTTGAGAAACAAGATTCAGAGAGCAGCGGTATTAAATATGCGATGATTGAGTTAGAATTCAAATCGGCATACGGATATCTTTCTGGGGAAAGAGGAATCCATTGCATGAGTGGAAGTTCTGAAAATAAATCTGATCTTTCAAAG GACGGAGCTGCCgctattgatgttattcctctTTTTCTTGAATCATCTCCTGACCTCCAAATTGATGAAAATGATCTAGAAATCACAACGTCGCCTTCACTCACCATTCAGCACATTCCGACAGGATTGCAAGTCCGGTCAACAG GTGAAAGAAGCCGGTTTGCAAATAAGCTAAAGGCTCTGAATCGCTTAAAGGCAAAGCTTCTCATTGTAATGATGGAGCAAGGAGTCTCAGACTTGGCTAGCATCATCAGTAGTGATATCTCTAGTAGTTGGAACCAAGTAGTCAGGAGGTATGCGTTTCATCCAAACAAACTGGTTGAAGATGTAAAGACAGGCGTCCAATTGGCTGACCTTACTGCTGTTTTGAACGGAAATATTGAACCATTTATTGGTGCTCACATCAATAGTAGACGGCATGAAATCCCATGA
- the LOC132607422 gene encoding peptide chain release factor PrfB3, chloroplastic isoform X1, with amino-acid sequence MAKMVADPFSVLTEATCCCCCCSSSTSTLRTSKIVALRIRAHSNQNIDDKNRFYKELGTFALKRKIEDLVLRAEMLAPTALEFEEARRLKQEEIIREYDLWDDVAKSNEDLVQLAESAKAIDSLKDLRYKAEEAKLITELAGMDSINYEFLKQAYAACVNVNKTLDKYEMSKLLREPYDMEGACVTIESGNEGVYSEIWAEKLTRMYIKWAEKQGHKARIVEKQDSESSGIKYAMIELEFKSAYGYLSGERGIHCMSGSSENKSDLSKDGAAAIDVIPLFLESSPDLQIDENDLEITTSPSLTIQHIPTGLQVRSTGERSRFANKLKALNRLKAKLLIVMMEQGVSDLASIISSDISSSWNQVVRRYAFHPNKLVEDVKTGVQLADLTAVLNGNIEPFIGAHINSRRHEIP; translated from the exons ATGGCTAAAATGGTTGCTGACCCTTTTTCTGTACTAACAGAAGctacttgttgttgttgttgttgttcttcttctacTTCGACACTCCGAACCTCAAAGATAGTTGCTTTGAGAATTCGAGctcatagtaatcaaaacataGATGACAAGAACAGGTTCTACAAAGAGCTCG GTACATTCGCTTTGAAAAGGAAGATTGAAGATTTGGTACTCCGTGCTGAAATGCTGGCACCGACAGCACTAGAATTTGAAGAAGCAAGACGCCTCAAACAGGAAGAGATTATTCGTGAATATGATTTGTGGGATGATGTAGCCAAATCAAATGAAGACCTTGTGCAATTAGCTGAGAGCGCTAAAGCCATTGATTCCCTCAAAGACCTTAGATACAAG GCTGAAGAAGCTAAGCTGATTACCGAGCTGGCGGGAATGGATTCTATCAACTACGAGTTTTTAAAGCAGGCCTATGCAGCTTGTGTCAATGTGAATAAGACATTAGATAAGTATGAAATGTCCAAACTTCTGAGGGAGCCATATGATATGGAGGGAGCATGTGTCACCATTGAATCTGGAAACGAAGGTGTTTACTCGGAG ATTTGGGCAGAAAAGCTCACAAGAATGTATATCAAATGGGCCGAGAAACAAGGTCATAAGGCGAGGATAGTTGAGAAACAAGATTCAGAGAGCAGCGGTATTAAATATGCGATGATTGAGTTAGAATTCAAATCGGCATACGGATATCTTTCTGGGGAAAGAGGAATCCATTGCATGAGTGGAAGTTCTGAAAATAAATCTGATCTTTCAAAG GACGGAGCTGCCgctattgatgttattcctctTTTTCTTGAATCATCTCCTGACCTCCAAATTGATGAAAATGATCTAGAAATCACAACGTCGCCTTCACTCACCATTCAGCACATTCCGACAGGATTGCAAGTCCGGTCAACAG GTGAAAGAAGCCGGTTTGCAAATAAGCTAAAGGCTCTGAATCGCTTAAAGGCAAAGCTTCTCATTGTAATGATGGAGCAAGGAGTCTCAGACTTGGCTAGCATCATCAGTAGTGATATCTCTAGTAGTTGGAACCAAGTAGTCAGGAGGTATGCGTTTCATCCAAACAAACTGGTTGAAGATGTAAAGACAGGCGTCCAATTGGCTGACCTTACTGCTGTTTTGAACGGAAATATTGAACCATTTATTGGTGCTCACATCAATAGTAGACGGCATGAAATCCCATGA
- the LOC132607424 gene encoding dihydroneopterin aldolase 1-like, translating to MDIPKGDKLVLRGLKFHGYHGVKQEERKLGQKFLVDVDAWMDLRAAGESDCLSDTLSYTDIYRIVKEVMEGPPKNLLESVAQLIASTTLTKYPLVSAVRVQVGKPHVAVQGLVDYLGVEIIRHRDVAVQI from the exons ATGGACATACCAAAAGGAGACAAGCTTGTGCTGAGGGGTTTAAAGTTTCACGGATACCATGGGGTGAAGCAAGAAGAAAGGAAACTTGGTCAGAAGTTCCTGGTAGATGTTGATGCTTGGATGGATCTTCGAGCTGCTGGTGAATCTGACTGCTTGTCGGATACTCTAAGTTATACTGATATATACCG AATAGTGAAAGAGGTTATGGAGGGGCCACCTAAAAATCTGCTAGAATCTGTGGCTCAACTCATTGCATCTACAACCCTCACCAAGTATCCCCTGGTATCTGCTGTTCGTGTTCAAGTTGGGAAGCCTCATGTGGCCGTCCAAGGGCTTGTTGACTACTTGGGCGTCGAGATTATTAGACACAGAGATGTTGCTGTTCAAATCTGA
- the LOC132607425 gene encoding protein EARLY RESPONSIVE TO DEHYDRATION 15-like — protein MALVSGGRSTLNPNAPLFVPSYVRQVEDFSPEWWKLVKTSTWFHDYWMSQNQGEEYGAGNDVADLLPENIDLDVDEDILNMEAQYEEFLQSSQSGQQGIKSSLYGVNGIPQYGLPSDALMRTLSSPRSPIGPPKYFEKPAKMVSPRNSFRSIQQPR, from the exons ATGGCATTAGTTTCTGGAGGAAGGTCAACATTGAATCCAAATGCGCCCCTCTTCGTTCCTTCATATGTGCGCCAGGTGGAGGATTTTTCACCAGAATGGTGGAAATTGGTGAAAACATCAACATGGTTCCATGACTATTGGATGAGCCAGAATCAGGGAGAGGAATATGGTGCTGGTAACGATGTTGCTGATTTGCTTCCTGAAAATATTGATCTCGATGTCGATGAAGATATCTTGAACATGGAAGCTCAGTATGAGGAATTTCTCCAATCATCCCAAAGTGGGCAACAAGGAATTAAGTCATCTCTTTATGGTGTCAATGGGATACCACAATATG GTTTACCCTCTGATGCACTGATGAGAACATTGAGTTCACCAAGATCACCCATTGGGCCACCCAAATACTTTGAGAAGCCAGCTAAGATGGTGAGTCCGCGGAACAGCTTCCGCAGCATCCAGCAGCCTCGCTGA
- the LOC132607426 gene encoding protein GAST1-like — MKPSFVILLHLILMIILLVSTHASITEPPAPQAQPPNTSPMYGSTPGSLHPQECAPRCTYRCSKTAFKKPCMFFCEKCCTKCLCVPPGTYGNKQFCPCYNEWKTKRGGPKCP, encoded by the exons ATGAAGCCCAGCTTTGTAATACTACTCCATCtcatactaatgataattctTCTTGTTTCAACCCAT GCAAGCATAACAGAACCTCCAGCACCTCAGGCTCAACCTCCCAATACTTCCCCTATG TATGGTAGCACTCCTGGTAGCCTCCATCCTCAAG AGTGTGCACCTAGGTGCACATACAGATGCTCAAAGACAGCATTCAAGAAGCCGTGTATGTTTTTCTGTGAAAAATGTTGCACAAAATGCCTTTGTGTTCCTCCAGGGACCTATGGAAACAAACAATTTTGCCCTTGCTACAATGAATGGAAGACTAAGAGAGGAGGCCCTAAATGCCCTTAA